Proteins from a genomic interval of Rosa chinensis cultivar Old Blush chromosome 2, RchiOBHm-V2, whole genome shotgun sequence:
- the LOC112184889 gene encoding uncharacterized protein LOC112184889 isoform X3, giving the protein MNTRVRANLQTMKAASNNDKKEKMETQRKNRVMGSERTGINRRKSNRERKVALLQDVDKLKKKLRHEENVHRALERAFTRPLGALPRLPPYLPPYTLELLAEVAVLEEEVVRLEEQVVNFRQGLYQQAVYLSSKRNVENLSESPIEQTTPIRSSKHQRSKSMSHNEFTSAISATRLSQPSLGRSASSRKLLSTDIVSGNCSSRQVINGKQITRKPISSCTPILEDVIGKENQLCTNVVRDKQSPDKKVAKTASTPVKKTPTKHESMPKCLDPSKLELECRLVDQEKAHESSSASSDDRTMETDNTPNKVSEEIVKCLSSIFVRMSTLKDKVEELENGETGFRDPYEIGLESRKIDVSPYQHLCSIGIGSIDLNRTASALMLIHRLKFLLGKLASVNLEGLTHQEKLAFWINTYNSCMMKAFLEHGIPETPEMVVALMQKATIAVGGHSLNPITIEHFILRLPYHLKFTCPKAAKNDEMKARSIFGLEWSEPLVTFALSCGSWSSPAVRVYSATHVEDELEAAKRDYLQAAVGISSANKLIIPKLLDWYLLDFAKDLESLVDWICMQLPNELRNEAVKSLERRGREPFSQLVQIMPYNFSFRLLLQR; this is encoded by the exons ATGAATACCAGAGTCCGCGCCAATCTTCAGACCATGAAAGCTGCTTCAAATAATGATAAA aaggagaagatggaGACTCAGAGGAAGAACAGAGTGATGGGTTCTGAGAGAACTGGAATCAATCGACGTAAATCAAATAGAGAAAGAAAAGTGGCCTTACTGCAAGAT GTTGAtaagctgaagaagaagctcaGGCATGAAGAAAATGTTCATAGAGCTTTGGAGAGAGCTTTCACAAGACCATTAGGAGCTTTGCCTCGTCTTCCTCCTTATCTTCCTCCATAT ACATTAGAACTTCTGGCTGAAGTAGCTGTTTTAGAAGAGGAGGTTGTTAGGCTTGAAGAACAAGTTGTGAATTTTAGACAAGGTCTATACCAGCAAGCTGTGTATCTATCTTCAAAGAGGAATGTGGAAAATTTGAGTGAGTCTCCAATTGAGCAGACCACCCCAATTAGAAGTTCTAAGCATCAGAGATCAAAATCTATGTCACATAATGAGTTCACATCAGCAATATCAGCCACCAGGCTTAGTCAACCTTCTCTTGGTAGAAGTGCTTCTAGTCGAAAGCTACTGTCCACTGATATCGTCTCCGGGAATTGCTCAAGTAGGCAAGTCATTAATGGAAAACAAATCACCAGGAAGCCCATTTCATCCTGCACACCTATTTTAGAAGATGTGATAGGGAAAGAGAATCAGTTGTGTACTAATGTGGTGAGGGATAAGCAATCACCTGACAAGAAAGTTGCCAAAACTGCATCCACACCAGTGAAGAAAACTCCCACTAAACATGAATCCATGCCGAAGTGTTTGGATCCTTCGAAGTTAGAG CTAGAGTGCAGATTAGTAGACCAGGAAAAGGCACACGAGAGTTCATCCGCTTCTTCAGATGATAGGACAATGGAGACAGATAACACTCCGAATAAAGTATCTGAGGAGATTGTGAAGTGCTTGTCTAGCATTTTTGTGAGGATGAGCACTTTAAAGGATAAAGTAGAGGAATTGGAGAATGGAGAGACGGGGTTTCGAGATCCTTATGAGATTGGTTTAGAATCGAGAAAAATAGATGTTAGTCCCTATCAACATCTGTGTTCAATTGGTATTGGTTCAATTGATCTCAACAGAACAGCAAGTGCATTGATGCTGATACACAGACTAAA GTTTCTACTTGGAAAGCTTGCTTCTGTGAACCTAGAGGGTCTTACCCATCAAGAGAAGCTTGCATTTTGGATCAACACTTACAATTCCTGCATGATGAAG GCTTTTCTAGAGCATGGGATACCTGAGACTCCTGAAATGGTTGTAGCACTAATGCAAAAG GCAACAATAGCTGTTGGGGGACATTCTCTGAATCCAATTACAATTGAGCATTTCATTTTGAGATTGCCTTATCACTTAAAATTT ACATGTCCAAAAGCTGCgaaaaatgatgagatgaaAGCTCGCAGCATATTTGGATTAGAGTGGTCTGAACCCTTGGTTACATTTGCACTTTCTTGTGGAAGCTGGTCCTCTCCTGCT GTGAGGGTGTACTCTGCAACTCATGTCGAAGATGAGTTAGAAGCAGCGAAAAGGGACTATTTACAGGCAGCGGTTGGAATTTCAAGTGCAAACAAGTTGATAATCCCCAAGCTATTGGATTGGTATCTACTTGACTTTGCAAAGGATTTGGAATCATTGGTTGATTGGATTTGCATGCAGCTACCAAATGAATTGAGAAATGAGGCAGTTAAAAGCCTTGAAAGAAGGGGAAGAGAGCCTTTTTCACAGTTGGTGCAAATAATGCCATACAATTTCAGCTTCAGGCTGCTCTTACAGCGATGA
- the LOC112184889 gene encoding uncharacterized protein LOC112184889 isoform X2, which produces MNTRVRANLQTMKAASNNDKEKMETQRKNRVMGSERTGINRRKSNRERKVALLQDVHISVDKLKKKLRHEENVHRALERAFTRPLGALPRLPPYLPPYTLELLAEVAVLEEEVVRLEEQVVNFRQGLYQQAVYLSSKRNVENLSESPIEQTTPIRSSKHQRSKSMSHNEFTSAISATRLSQPSLGRSASSRKLLSTDIVSGNCSSRQVINGKQITRKPISSCTPILEDVIGKENQLCTNVVRDKQSPDKKVAKTASTPVKKTPTKHESMPKCLDPSKLELECRLVDQEKAHESSSASSDDRTMETDNTPNKVSEEIVKCLSSIFVRMSTLKDKVEELENGETGFRDPYEIGLESRKIDVSPYQHLCSIGIGSIDLNRTASALMLIHRLKFLLGKLASVNLEGLTHQEKLAFWINTYNSCMMKAFLEHGIPETPEMVVALMQKATIAVGGHSLNPITIEHFILRLPYHLKFTCPKAAKNDEMKARSIFGLEWSEPLVTFALSCGSWSSPAVRVYSATHVEDELEAAKRDYLQAAVGISSANKLIIPKLLDWYLLDFAKDLESLVDWICMQLPNELRNEAVKSLERRGREPFSQLVQIMPYNFSFRLLLQR; this is translated from the exons ATGAATACCAGAGTCCGCGCCAATCTTCAGACCATGAAAGCTGCTTCAAATAATGATAAA gagaagatggaGACTCAGAGGAAGAACAGAGTGATGGGTTCTGAGAGAACTGGAATCAATCGACGTAAATCAAATAGAGAAAGAAAAGTGGCCTTACTGCAAGATGTACACATTTCA GTTGAtaagctgaagaagaagctcaGGCATGAAGAAAATGTTCATAGAGCTTTGGAGAGAGCTTTCACAAGACCATTAGGAGCTTTGCCTCGTCTTCCTCCTTATCTTCCTCCATAT ACATTAGAACTTCTGGCTGAAGTAGCTGTTTTAGAAGAGGAGGTTGTTAGGCTTGAAGAACAAGTTGTGAATTTTAGACAAGGTCTATACCAGCAAGCTGTGTATCTATCTTCAAAGAGGAATGTGGAAAATTTGAGTGAGTCTCCAATTGAGCAGACCACCCCAATTAGAAGTTCTAAGCATCAGAGATCAAAATCTATGTCACATAATGAGTTCACATCAGCAATATCAGCCACCAGGCTTAGTCAACCTTCTCTTGGTAGAAGTGCTTCTAGTCGAAAGCTACTGTCCACTGATATCGTCTCCGGGAATTGCTCAAGTAGGCAAGTCATTAATGGAAAACAAATCACCAGGAAGCCCATTTCATCCTGCACACCTATTTTAGAAGATGTGATAGGGAAAGAGAATCAGTTGTGTACTAATGTGGTGAGGGATAAGCAATCACCTGACAAGAAAGTTGCCAAAACTGCATCCACACCAGTGAAGAAAACTCCCACTAAACATGAATCCATGCCGAAGTGTTTGGATCCTTCGAAGTTAGAG CTAGAGTGCAGATTAGTAGACCAGGAAAAGGCACACGAGAGTTCATCCGCTTCTTCAGATGATAGGACAATGGAGACAGATAACACTCCGAATAAAGTATCTGAGGAGATTGTGAAGTGCTTGTCTAGCATTTTTGTGAGGATGAGCACTTTAAAGGATAAAGTAGAGGAATTGGAGAATGGAGAGACGGGGTTTCGAGATCCTTATGAGATTGGTTTAGAATCGAGAAAAATAGATGTTAGTCCCTATCAACATCTGTGTTCAATTGGTATTGGTTCAATTGATCTCAACAGAACAGCAAGTGCATTGATGCTGATACACAGACTAAA GTTTCTACTTGGAAAGCTTGCTTCTGTGAACCTAGAGGGTCTTACCCATCAAGAGAAGCTTGCATTTTGGATCAACACTTACAATTCCTGCATGATGAAG GCTTTTCTAGAGCATGGGATACCTGAGACTCCTGAAATGGTTGTAGCACTAATGCAAAAG GCAACAATAGCTGTTGGGGGACATTCTCTGAATCCAATTACAATTGAGCATTTCATTTTGAGATTGCCTTATCACTTAAAATTT ACATGTCCAAAAGCTGCgaaaaatgatgagatgaaAGCTCGCAGCATATTTGGATTAGAGTGGTCTGAACCCTTGGTTACATTTGCACTTTCTTGTGGAAGCTGGTCCTCTCCTGCT GTGAGGGTGTACTCTGCAACTCATGTCGAAGATGAGTTAGAAGCAGCGAAAAGGGACTATTTACAGGCAGCGGTTGGAATTTCAAGTGCAAACAAGTTGATAATCCCCAAGCTATTGGATTGGTATCTACTTGACTTTGCAAAGGATTTGGAATCATTGGTTGATTGGATTTGCATGCAGCTACCAAATGAATTGAGAAATGAGGCAGTTAAAAGCCTTGAAAGAAGGGGAAGAGAGCCTTTTTCACAGTTGGTGCAAATAATGCCATACAATTTCAGCTTCAGGCTGCTCTTACAGCGATGA
- the LOC112184889 gene encoding uncharacterized protein LOC112184889 isoform X1, with translation MNTRVRANLQTMKAASNNDKKEKMETQRKNRVMGSERTGINRRKSNRERKVALLQDVHISVDKLKKKLRHEENVHRALERAFTRPLGALPRLPPYLPPYTLELLAEVAVLEEEVVRLEEQVVNFRQGLYQQAVYLSSKRNVENLSESPIEQTTPIRSSKHQRSKSMSHNEFTSAISATRLSQPSLGRSASSRKLLSTDIVSGNCSSRQVINGKQITRKPISSCTPILEDVIGKENQLCTNVVRDKQSPDKKVAKTASTPVKKTPTKHESMPKCLDPSKLELECRLVDQEKAHESSSASSDDRTMETDNTPNKVSEEIVKCLSSIFVRMSTLKDKVEELENGETGFRDPYEIGLESRKIDVSPYQHLCSIGIGSIDLNRTASALMLIHRLKFLLGKLASVNLEGLTHQEKLAFWINTYNSCMMKAFLEHGIPETPEMVVALMQKATIAVGGHSLNPITIEHFILRLPYHLKFTCPKAAKNDEMKARSIFGLEWSEPLVTFALSCGSWSSPAVRVYSATHVEDELEAAKRDYLQAAVGISSANKLIIPKLLDWYLLDFAKDLESLVDWICMQLPNELRNEAVKSLERRGREPFSQLVQIMPYNFSFRLLLQR, from the exons ATGAATACCAGAGTCCGCGCCAATCTTCAGACCATGAAAGCTGCTTCAAATAATGATAAA aaggagaagatggaGACTCAGAGGAAGAACAGAGTGATGGGTTCTGAGAGAACTGGAATCAATCGACGTAAATCAAATAGAGAAAGAAAAGTGGCCTTACTGCAAGATGTACACATTTCA GTTGAtaagctgaagaagaagctcaGGCATGAAGAAAATGTTCATAGAGCTTTGGAGAGAGCTTTCACAAGACCATTAGGAGCTTTGCCTCGTCTTCCTCCTTATCTTCCTCCATAT ACATTAGAACTTCTGGCTGAAGTAGCTGTTTTAGAAGAGGAGGTTGTTAGGCTTGAAGAACAAGTTGTGAATTTTAGACAAGGTCTATACCAGCAAGCTGTGTATCTATCTTCAAAGAGGAATGTGGAAAATTTGAGTGAGTCTCCAATTGAGCAGACCACCCCAATTAGAAGTTCTAAGCATCAGAGATCAAAATCTATGTCACATAATGAGTTCACATCAGCAATATCAGCCACCAGGCTTAGTCAACCTTCTCTTGGTAGAAGTGCTTCTAGTCGAAAGCTACTGTCCACTGATATCGTCTCCGGGAATTGCTCAAGTAGGCAAGTCATTAATGGAAAACAAATCACCAGGAAGCCCATTTCATCCTGCACACCTATTTTAGAAGATGTGATAGGGAAAGAGAATCAGTTGTGTACTAATGTGGTGAGGGATAAGCAATCACCTGACAAGAAAGTTGCCAAAACTGCATCCACACCAGTGAAGAAAACTCCCACTAAACATGAATCCATGCCGAAGTGTTTGGATCCTTCGAAGTTAGAG CTAGAGTGCAGATTAGTAGACCAGGAAAAGGCACACGAGAGTTCATCCGCTTCTTCAGATGATAGGACAATGGAGACAGATAACACTCCGAATAAAGTATCTGAGGAGATTGTGAAGTGCTTGTCTAGCATTTTTGTGAGGATGAGCACTTTAAAGGATAAAGTAGAGGAATTGGAGAATGGAGAGACGGGGTTTCGAGATCCTTATGAGATTGGTTTAGAATCGAGAAAAATAGATGTTAGTCCCTATCAACATCTGTGTTCAATTGGTATTGGTTCAATTGATCTCAACAGAACAGCAAGTGCATTGATGCTGATACACAGACTAAA GTTTCTACTTGGAAAGCTTGCTTCTGTGAACCTAGAGGGTCTTACCCATCAAGAGAAGCTTGCATTTTGGATCAACACTTACAATTCCTGCATGATGAAG GCTTTTCTAGAGCATGGGATACCTGAGACTCCTGAAATGGTTGTAGCACTAATGCAAAAG GCAACAATAGCTGTTGGGGGACATTCTCTGAATCCAATTACAATTGAGCATTTCATTTTGAGATTGCCTTATCACTTAAAATTT ACATGTCCAAAAGCTGCgaaaaatgatgagatgaaAGCTCGCAGCATATTTGGATTAGAGTGGTCTGAACCCTTGGTTACATTTGCACTTTCTTGTGGAAGCTGGTCCTCTCCTGCT GTGAGGGTGTACTCTGCAACTCATGTCGAAGATGAGTTAGAAGCAGCGAAAAGGGACTATTTACAGGCAGCGGTTGGAATTTCAAGTGCAAACAAGTTGATAATCCCCAAGCTATTGGATTGGTATCTACTTGACTTTGCAAAGGATTTGGAATCATTGGTTGATTGGATTTGCATGCAGCTACCAAATGAATTGAGAAATGAGGCAGTTAAAAGCCTTGAAAGAAGGGGAAGAGAGCCTTTTTCACAGTTGGTGCAAATAATGCCATACAATTTCAGCTTCAGGCTGCTCTTACAGCGATGA
- the LOC112184889 gene encoding uncharacterized protein LOC112184889 isoform X4 encodes MNTRVRANLQTMKAASNNDKEKMETQRKNRVMGSERTGINRRKSNRERKVALLQDVDKLKKKLRHEENVHRALERAFTRPLGALPRLPPYLPPYTLELLAEVAVLEEEVVRLEEQVVNFRQGLYQQAVYLSSKRNVENLSESPIEQTTPIRSSKHQRSKSMSHNEFTSAISATRLSQPSLGRSASSRKLLSTDIVSGNCSSRQVINGKQITRKPISSCTPILEDVIGKENQLCTNVVRDKQSPDKKVAKTASTPVKKTPTKHESMPKCLDPSKLELECRLVDQEKAHESSSASSDDRTMETDNTPNKVSEEIVKCLSSIFVRMSTLKDKVEELENGETGFRDPYEIGLESRKIDVSPYQHLCSIGIGSIDLNRTASALMLIHRLKFLLGKLASVNLEGLTHQEKLAFWINTYNSCMMKAFLEHGIPETPEMVVALMQKATIAVGGHSLNPITIEHFILRLPYHLKFTCPKAAKNDEMKARSIFGLEWSEPLVTFALSCGSWSSPAVRVYSATHVEDELEAAKRDYLQAAVGISSANKLIIPKLLDWYLLDFAKDLESLVDWICMQLPNELRNEAVKSLERRGREPFSQLVQIMPYNFSFRLLLQR; translated from the exons ATGAATACCAGAGTCCGCGCCAATCTTCAGACCATGAAAGCTGCTTCAAATAATGATAAA gagaagatggaGACTCAGAGGAAGAACAGAGTGATGGGTTCTGAGAGAACTGGAATCAATCGACGTAAATCAAATAGAGAAAGAAAAGTGGCCTTACTGCAAGAT GTTGAtaagctgaagaagaagctcaGGCATGAAGAAAATGTTCATAGAGCTTTGGAGAGAGCTTTCACAAGACCATTAGGAGCTTTGCCTCGTCTTCCTCCTTATCTTCCTCCATAT ACATTAGAACTTCTGGCTGAAGTAGCTGTTTTAGAAGAGGAGGTTGTTAGGCTTGAAGAACAAGTTGTGAATTTTAGACAAGGTCTATACCAGCAAGCTGTGTATCTATCTTCAAAGAGGAATGTGGAAAATTTGAGTGAGTCTCCAATTGAGCAGACCACCCCAATTAGAAGTTCTAAGCATCAGAGATCAAAATCTATGTCACATAATGAGTTCACATCAGCAATATCAGCCACCAGGCTTAGTCAACCTTCTCTTGGTAGAAGTGCTTCTAGTCGAAAGCTACTGTCCACTGATATCGTCTCCGGGAATTGCTCAAGTAGGCAAGTCATTAATGGAAAACAAATCACCAGGAAGCCCATTTCATCCTGCACACCTATTTTAGAAGATGTGATAGGGAAAGAGAATCAGTTGTGTACTAATGTGGTGAGGGATAAGCAATCACCTGACAAGAAAGTTGCCAAAACTGCATCCACACCAGTGAAGAAAACTCCCACTAAACATGAATCCATGCCGAAGTGTTTGGATCCTTCGAAGTTAGAG CTAGAGTGCAGATTAGTAGACCAGGAAAAGGCACACGAGAGTTCATCCGCTTCTTCAGATGATAGGACAATGGAGACAGATAACACTCCGAATAAAGTATCTGAGGAGATTGTGAAGTGCTTGTCTAGCATTTTTGTGAGGATGAGCACTTTAAAGGATAAAGTAGAGGAATTGGAGAATGGAGAGACGGGGTTTCGAGATCCTTATGAGATTGGTTTAGAATCGAGAAAAATAGATGTTAGTCCCTATCAACATCTGTGTTCAATTGGTATTGGTTCAATTGATCTCAACAGAACAGCAAGTGCATTGATGCTGATACACAGACTAAA GTTTCTACTTGGAAAGCTTGCTTCTGTGAACCTAGAGGGTCTTACCCATCAAGAGAAGCTTGCATTTTGGATCAACACTTACAATTCCTGCATGATGAAG GCTTTTCTAGAGCATGGGATACCTGAGACTCCTGAAATGGTTGTAGCACTAATGCAAAAG GCAACAATAGCTGTTGGGGGACATTCTCTGAATCCAATTACAATTGAGCATTTCATTTTGAGATTGCCTTATCACTTAAAATTT ACATGTCCAAAAGCTGCgaaaaatgatgagatgaaAGCTCGCAGCATATTTGGATTAGAGTGGTCTGAACCCTTGGTTACATTTGCACTTTCTTGTGGAAGCTGGTCCTCTCCTGCT GTGAGGGTGTACTCTGCAACTCATGTCGAAGATGAGTTAGAAGCAGCGAAAAGGGACTATTTACAGGCAGCGGTTGGAATTTCAAGTGCAAACAAGTTGATAATCCCCAAGCTATTGGATTGGTATCTACTTGACTTTGCAAAGGATTTGGAATCATTGGTTGATTGGATTTGCATGCAGCTACCAAATGAATTGAGAAATGAGGCAGTTAAAAGCCTTGAAAGAAGGGGAAGAGAGCCTTTTTCACAGTTGGTGCAAATAATGCCATACAATTTCAGCTTCAGGCTGCTCTTACAGCGATGA